The following coding sequences are from one Acidobacteriota bacterium window:
- a CDS encoding RDD family protein, with amino-acid sequence MRAAAFGVDLLLVAGGPLLVASAIVFGIAFVSEQAPVGLDDGFRAAQVLAGLLFLFRDASGGSPGKKLFGLRLIRKGGAASGPAASFARNLMLLVPGWNLVEIASVIRRRDGRRPGDKLAGTTLVEA; translated from the coding sequence ATGCGCGCGGCGGCCTTCGGCGTCGACCTCCTTCTCGTGGCGGGCGGACCGCTCCTCGTCGCCTCGGCGATCGTCTTCGGGATCGCCTTCGTTTCCGAGCAGGCCCCGGTCGGCCTCGACGACGGGTTCCGGGCGGCGCAGGTGCTCGCGGGCCTCCTGTTCCTTTTCCGGGACGCCTCCGGAGGGAGCCCCGGGAAGAAGCTCTTCGGCCTGCGCCTGATCCGAAAAGGCGGCGCGGCGTCCGGTCCGGCGGCCTCCTTCGCCCGGAATCTCATGCTCCTCGTCCCGGGGTGGAATCTCGTTGAAATCGCATCGGTTATCCGCCGCCGCGACGGCCGGAGGCCGGGCGACAAGCTGGCCGGAACGACGCTCGTGGAAGCCTGA
- a CDS encoding DUF4097 family beta strand repeat protein, whose protein sequence is MNASHRTRPGRFARAGGVLAAALLAVAAAPGARADDAKEERFEKTYEMAGVRKVRLQNVNGAVNIESGGENLKVVAVKTVRRASDADVLRETEIRVTKTGSAIEIETILPKQGKFFQWSFFGRSSSAEVSYQITLPAGVAVEAETVNGRIVASKRTSDLVLSTVNGAVKVDGQDGPLKVNTVNGSVEVSFASAMRQASLETVNGSVTVTCAKDSSIRCALQTTNGRIQSEFPVTIEGKWGPKEAHGSINGGRESLAVETVNGDVRLFVADSSAVRK, encoded by the coding sequence ATGAATGCCTCGCACAGAACCCGCCCCGGCCGTTTCGCCCGCGCAGGCGGAGTCCTTGCGGCCGCGCTCCTTGCGGTGGCCGCCGCCCCGGGTGCGCGAGCCGACGACGCGAAGGAAGAGCGCTTCGAGAAGACGTACGAGATGGCCGGCGTCCGCAAGGTCCGCCTCCAGAACGTGAACGGCGCCGTGAACATCGAGTCGGGCGGCGAGAACCTGAAGGTCGTGGCCGTCAAGACGGTCCGCCGCGCCTCCGACGCCGACGTCCTCAGGGAAACCGAGATCCGCGTGACGAAGACGGGCTCGGCGATCGAGATCGAGACGATTCTCCCCAAGCAGGGAAAGTTCTTCCAGTGGTCCTTCTTCGGGCGATCGAGCTCGGCGGAGGTCTCCTACCAGATCACGTTGCCGGCGGGCGTCGCCGTCGAGGCCGAGACCGTCAACGGCCGGATCGTCGCGTCGAAGAGAACGAGCGACCTCGTCCTTTCGACCGTAAACGGCGCGGTGAAGGTGGACGGCCAGGACGGGCCCCTGAAGGTCAACACGGTGAACGGCTCCGTCGAGGTCTCGTTCGCGAGCGCGATGCGGCAGGCCAGCCTCGAGACCGTGAACGGCTCGGTGACGGTGACGTGCGCGAAGGACTCCTCGATCCGCTGCGCGCTCCAGACGACGAACGGCCGGATCCAGTCCGAGTTCCCCGTCACGATCGAGGGCAAGTGGGGCCCGAAGGAGGCCCACGGCTCGATCAACGGGGGCCGGGAGAGCCTCGCGGTCGAAACCGTGAACGGCGACGTCCGGCTCTTCGTGGCCGATTCCTCGGCCGTCCGCAAGTAA
- the secG gene encoding preprotein translocase subunit SecG: MWLYVLVPIYVIVCVFLILVVLLQQGKGADVSAAFGASSSQTTFGARGATTLLEKITTWSFVAFSVLAVTISLIQARRPGSVLAKSIGATPAKASVPAAPAPVTALPAAPVAPAPAPAAPATK; encoded by the coding sequence ATGTGGCTGTACGTTCTCGTCCCGATCTACGTGATCGTCTGCGTGTTCCTGATCCTCGTCGTCCTGCTCCAGCAGGGCAAGGGCGCGGATGTGTCGGCGGCCTTCGGGGCCTCCTCCTCGCAGACGACCTTCGGCGCCCGCGGCGCGACGACGCTCCTCGAAAAGATCACGACGTGGTCTTTCGTGGCGTTCTCGGTCCTCGCGGTCACCATCTCCCTGATCCAGGCGCGGCGCCCCGGCTCCGTGCTCGCGAAGTCGATCGGGGCGACGCCCGCGAAGGCTTCCGTCCCCGCCGCCCCGGCGCCCGTGACCGCGCTTCCGGCGGCACCGGTCGCTCCGGCCCCGGCTCCCGCGGCTCCCGCAACGAAGTAG
- a CDS encoding triose-phosphate isomerase → MAARRLVVANWKMSLTPSASLALAEHLLDARLPPGVDVGLAPSFGALERVGRRLRGSRIALAAQDVSPEAQGAFTGEVSAASLRELGVSIGIVGHSERRQRHGEAGPLLARKIERLVENGIAPLFCVGESRAERDAGRTQAVLTSQLTALDGFAAPPPLFALAYEPVWAIGTGLAATPAMAAEAHAVLREALSARWGAAAAGATRILYGGSVTPANAPELFRQAGVDGGLVGGASLDAAAFGALLRAAA, encoded by the coding sequence ATGGCCGCACGCCGGCTCGTCGTCGCGAACTGGAAGATGTCCCTGACGCCGTCGGCGTCGCTCGCCCTCGCCGAGCACCTTCTCGACGCGCGTCTCCCGCCGGGCGTCGACGTCGGCCTCGCCCCTTCGTTCGGCGCGCTCGAGCGCGTCGGCCGCCGCCTCCGGGGCTCGCGGATTGCGCTCGCCGCCCAGGACGTCTCGCCCGAGGCGCAGGGCGCGTTCACGGGAGAGGTTTCGGCGGCCAGCCTGAGGGAGCTCGGGGTCTCGATCGGCATCGTCGGGCACAGCGAGCGCCGGCAGCGCCACGGCGAAGCGGGCCCTCTTCTCGCGCGAAAGATCGAGCGCCTCGTCGAGAACGGAATCGCGCCGCTCTTTTGTGTCGGGGAGTCGCGCGCCGAGCGCGACGCCGGACGGACGCAGGCCGTCCTCACCTCCCAGCTGACGGCCCTCGACGGCTTCGCGGCTCCCCCGCCTCTCTTCGCTCTGGCCTACGAGCCGGTCTGGGCGATCGGGACGGGCCTCGCCGCGACGCCGGCCATGGCCGCCGAGGCGCACGCCGTGCTCCGGGAGGCCCTGAGCGCGCGCTGGGGGGCGGCCGCTGCCGGCGCGACCCGGATCCTCTACGGCGGGTCCGTCACGCCCGCGAACGCGCCGGAACTCTTTCGCCAGGCCGGCGTGGACGGGGGGCTCGTGGGCGGGGCCTCCCTGGACGCGGCGGCGTTCGGGGCGCTCCTCCGGGCCGCCGCATAG
- a CDS encoding phosphoglycerate kinase produces the protein MADLPPSITGLDLDGKRVFIRVDFNVPLKDGVVRDDTRVVEALPTILLARERGARRIVLASHLGKAKGAPDPKYSLAPVARTLEHRLGAPVAFAPDCVGPEAEKAEGALPPGGVLLLENVRFHKGEEANDPAFAKQLSALADVYVNDAFGTAHRAHASTAGMAAFFPRDRRGIGLLMEKELTALAKVATDIDHPFAAILGGAKIMGKIKALKTLVEKADVVLVGGGMANHFVAALGLPVGKSLLEPEGVPIAREILDRCKERGVSLVLPSDFMVAPSLEKASAAKAVAMNAIPADWAAFDVGPKTLEMFRRMTKDAKTIFWNGPMGVFETKPFDAGTLGVAKILAACSGFTVVGGGESVEAVVAAGLAGSISHVSTGGGASLDLVAGEALPGVEALR, from the coding sequence ATGGCGGACCTTCCTCCCTCGATCACGGGACTCGACCTCGACGGCAAGCGCGTCTTCATCCGCGTGGACTTCAATGTCCCGCTGAAGGACGGCGTCGTGCGCGACGACACGCGCGTCGTCGAGGCCCTGCCGACCATCCTCCTCGCGAGAGAGCGCGGCGCGCGCCGAATCGTCCTCGCCTCGCACCTCGGGAAGGCCAAGGGCGCTCCCGACCCGAAGTACTCCCTCGCGCCCGTGGCCCGGACGCTCGAGCACCGGCTCGGCGCGCCCGTCGCCTTCGCCCCCGACTGCGTCGGCCCCGAGGCCGAGAAGGCCGAGGGCGCCCTGCCCCCCGGCGGCGTCCTCCTCCTCGAAAACGTCCGCTTCCACAAGGGCGAGGAGGCCAACGACCCGGCGTTCGCGAAGCAGCTCTCCGCGCTCGCGGACGTCTACGTGAACGACGCGTTCGGGACAGCCCACCGCGCGCACGCCTCGACGGCCGGGATGGCGGCGTTCTTCCCGCGCGACCGACGCGGAATCGGCCTCCTCATGGAAAAGGAGCTGACGGCCCTCGCGAAGGTCGCGACCGACATCGACCACCCGTTCGCCGCGATTCTCGGCGGCGCGAAGATCATGGGAAAGATCAAGGCGCTGAAGACCCTCGTCGAGAAGGCCGACGTCGTCCTCGTCGGCGGAGGGATGGCGAATCACTTCGTCGCGGCGCTCGGCCTGCCGGTCGGAAAGTCGCTGCTCGAGCCCGAGGGCGTGCCCATCGCGCGCGAAATCCTCGACCGCTGCAAGGAGCGGGGTGTCTCGCTCGTCCTCCCGTCGGACTTCATGGTCGCCCCGTCGCTCGAGAAGGCGTCGGCGGCGAAGGCCGTCGCGATGAACGCGATTCCGGCCGACTGGGCCGCGTTCGACGTCGGCCCCAAGACGCTCGAGATGTTCCGACGGATGACGAAGGACGCGAAGACGATCTTCTGGAACGGCCCCATGGGAGTCTTCGAGACGAAGCCCTTCGACGCGGGGACGCTCGGCGTCGCGAAGATCCTGGCCGCCTGCTCCGGCTTCACCGTCGTGGGCGGCGGCGAGAGCGTGGAGGCCGTCGTCGCGGCAGGCCTCGCGGGCTCGATCTCGCACGTCTCGACCGGCGGCGGGGCATCGCTCGACCTCGTCGCGGGCGAAGCGCTGCCCGGCGTCGAGGCCCTGCGCTGA